A DNA window from Candidatus Hydrogenedentota bacterium contains the following coding sequences:
- a CDS encoding PAS domain S-box protein, with the protein MHPDALCGSERHGVTDLYKRNADLAAELKAARRRIAELESEEARRRRAEEVMRKNAEFLRGILDTTAAGLIVADREGTIVFANPRAEELAGRSVNDLAGRSCLASEWDLRDANGRPIPPEKDLFFRVRDTGKSVAEHAILTLGPDGIPRHHLVNAAPLKNQDGSVSHVVFADYDITDLRRLQEAHRVLIENSRQGFSLFQDNRVVYANPALAEMLGCRVDEMIGLSVVETIETFFHPEDREMSMEAYTAAINGEFPIQPLAYRAVRRDGGVRHFESYVSLTQFEGRPAVQIVSIDVTERKEAERALEDSRRNLQEFFNCVEDFVFVLSLDGQILKVNTAIIERMGYPEDQLIGSSFAMLHPSERRREVQKLFEEVLAGDRAPGESTLQTASGELIPVETRLNFGLWNGEPALYGVSRDISKRLAAEQKIREGERRFTEALEAARHVLYRFNMRENRYDYVSPHVEEFNGYSYEEFINRGLGDFAKEIHPGDFLRLQAAMREAVENAKGHTANLTVELRLRFKDGAYHWVSDSMMLVLDDHGSVEAVVGSVHDIERRKRAEVELQRKNQHLEKVLQAAPVILLAADLNGICTFFEGRGLEGFAIDPQKVVGKHVFEFLGGPPGMRAWLERALAGEEFSIEQRFEPAGRTFVGHTAQLLDAEGNREGTVVVHIDITEQKKAQEAMERAHTMFLNFADNFPGVMSIRDEESRLVFANRMMREWFDADNWIGKRADEYMAREVAERSLADDQTALAKGPLVIEEPLVDKQGRTRIMRTWKFPLEAESRQRLLGVISYDITEQRQAENAYQTLVENSLQGLALIRNGKVVFVNARAVAISGYSETELLALTPDKVFALIVPADHALIMDRIQRRQCGEDLPPLFHMRLIRKDGVVRRLLVCTSAIEYDNIPVVQVAFLDVTDFPEAQYGRSR; encoded by the coding sequence GTGCATCCCGATGCACTATGCGGCTCCGAAAGGCACGGTGTGACCGACCTTTACAAGCGCAATGCCGATCTTGCGGCCGAACTCAAGGCGGCACGCCGCCGGATTGCCGAGTTGGAATCCGAAGAGGCTCGCAGGCGCCGGGCCGAGGAGGTCATGCGCAAGAACGCCGAGTTCTTGCGCGGCATTCTCGACACCACGGCAGCCGGCCTGATCGTCGCGGACCGCGAGGGCACGATCGTTTTCGCGAATCCCCGCGCGGAGGAACTGGCGGGACGGTCTGTGAACGACCTCGCCGGCCGTTCGTGCCTGGCGAGCGAGTGGGACCTGCGCGACGCCAATGGCCGGCCCATCCCCCCGGAGAAAGACCTGTTCTTCCGGGTGCGGGATACGGGCAAGAGCGTGGCCGAACACGCGATACTTACCCTTGGGCCAGATGGGATCCCGCGACACCATCTCGTGAATGCCGCGCCGCTCAAGAACCAGGATGGCAGCGTCAGCCATGTTGTCTTCGCGGACTATGACATCACCGACCTGAGGCGGTTGCAGGAAGCCCACCGCGTGCTTATTGAGAATTCGCGCCAGGGTTTTTCGCTTTTTCAAGACAATCGAGTGGTATACGCCAATCCTGCTCTAGCCGAGATGCTGGGCTGTCGGGTGGACGAGATGATCGGCCTGTCGGTCGTTGAGACGATAGAGACTTTTTTCCATCCTGAAGACCGGGAGATGAGCATGGAGGCCTATACGGCCGCCATCAACGGCGAGTTCCCCATCCAGCCTTTGGCCTATCGAGCCGTCCGGCGTGACGGCGGTGTGCGGCACTTTGAAAGCTATGTAAGCCTCACGCAGTTCGAAGGGCGGCCGGCGGTTCAGATCGTCAGCATCGACGTTACGGAACGGAAGGAGGCCGAAAGAGCCCTCGAAGACAGTCGGCGGAACCTTCAGGAATTCTTCAACTGCGTCGAAGATTTCGTCTTTGTGCTGTCTCTCGACGGCCAGATCCTGAAGGTCAATACAGCCATAATCGAACGCATGGGCTATCCGGAAGACCAGCTCATCGGCTCCTCCTTCGCGATGCTCCATCCTTCGGAGCGCCGCAGGGAAGTTCAAAAGCTTTTCGAGGAAGTGCTTGCGGGTGACCGAGCCCCAGGCGAGTCCACGCTCCAGACCGCAAGCGGGGAGCTCATCCCCGTCGAGACCAGGCTCAACTTTGGGCTCTGGAATGGCGAACCGGCCTTGTACGGGGTATCACGCGACATCTCCAAGCGTCTGGCGGCCGAGCAGAAGATTCGCGAGGGGGAACGCCGTTTCACCGAGGCCCTTGAAGCTGCGCGCCACGTCTTGTACCGGTTTAACATGCGCGAAAACCGCTACGACTACGTCAGCCCCCACGTCGAAGAATTCAATGGCTATTCATATGAGGAGTTCATCAACAGAGGGCTAGGCGACTTCGCCAAAGAAATCCATCCCGGGGACTTCCTGCGGCTTCAGGCGGCGATGAGAGAGGCCGTGGAAAACGCCAAGGGCCATACCGCAAACCTCACCGTTGAACTGCGCCTCCGTTTCAAGGATGGCGCCTATCATTGGGTGAGCGATTCCATGATGCTTGTTCTGGACGACCACGGCTCGGTCGAGGCTGTTGTGGGCTCGGTCCATGACATCGAGAGACGTAAACGCGCCGAGGTAGAGCTGCAGCGCAAGAACCAGCATCTGGAAAAGGTGCTTCAGGCCGCGCCGGTGATCCTGCTCGCCGCTGATTTGAACGGCATCTGCACCTTCTTCGAAGGCCGGGGGCTGGAAGGTTTCGCCATTGACCCGCAAAAGGTCGTCGGAAAGCACGTGTTCGAGTTCCTCGGCGGCCCTCCCGGCATGAGGGCATGGCTCGAGCGGGCATTGGCGGGTGAAGAATTCTCTATTGAGCAGCGTTTCGAACCTGCCGGCCGCACATTCGTTGGGCACACTGCCCAGTTGCTCGACGCCGAGGGCAACCGCGAGGGGACCGTGGTTGTCCATATTGACATCACGGAGCAGAAGAAGGCGCAGGAAGCCATGGAACGCGCGCACACCATGTTCCTGAATTTCGCGGACAATTTTCCCGGAGTGATGTCTATAAGAGACGAGGAAAGCCGCCTCGTGTTTGCAAACCGCATGATGCGGGAGTGGTTCGATGCCGATAACTGGATAGGAAAACGCGCGGACGAATACATGGCCCGTGAAGTTGCTGAAAGATCGCTCGCTGACGACCAAACCGCCCTTGCGAAAGGCCCGCTGGTCATCGAGGAACCTCTAGTCGACAAACAGGGGCGCACGCGGATCATGCGAACCTGGAAATTTCCCCTCGAGGCAGAAAGCCGCCAGCGCCTGTTGGGGGTGATTTCCTACGACATCACCGAGCAGCGCCAGGCGGAAAACGCCTACCAAACGCTCGTGGAGAATTCCCTGCAGGGGCTTGCCCTGATACGAAATGGGAAGGTTGTATTCGTCAATGCCCGGGCGGTGGCTATCTCGGGATACTCGGAGACCGAGTTACTGGCACTGACGCCGGATAAGGTCTTCGCGCTGATCGTCCCGGCAGACCACGCCCTGATTATGGACCGCATCCAGCGGCGCCAGTGCGGCGAAGACCTGCCCCCGTTATTCCACATGCGCCTCATCCGCAAGGACGGGGTTGTCCGCCGGCTGCTTGTATGCACCAGCGCCATCGAGTACGACAATATTCCCGTCGTCCAGGTTGCCTTTCTGGATGTGACGGACTTCCCGGAAGCGCAGTACGGGCGCTCGCGGTAG
- a CDS encoding Gfo/Idh/MocA family oxidoreductase: MKTSRRSFLKKASVLSSLPFILPSRIWCAETQPNDRLVMGFIGMGKQGRGLLDAFLNRKACRVVAVCDVDTTRRTAAQQQVNAYYTQHTDAGSPDCAAYNDFRELTGRQDINAVCIATPDHWHTIPAIAALESGKDVYCEKPLTHNIHEAIALMDAVSANKRVLQTGSMQRSMKEFRVACELVRNGAIGAIERVECSFGPPGVPCDLPEEEMEPGLDWNMWVGPAPMRPYNSVLSPRGVHDHYPDWRSYREFGGGMVCDWGAHHLDIAQWGLGMDDSGPAEVHPPEDPAAQRGAVLQYANGVRVIHVDGFGADFFGSEGEIKVNRGKFEFYRDGKRVAGFVDRESGGSLESTLQQVENEYLRDAKIKLYQSYDHVQDFLDCVKARTKPVTSEIVGGRSAICCHLMNQAYYHHAVIEWLPERMQFAPGSGDPAWLTRDYREPWNV; encoded by the coding sequence ATGAAAACCAGCCGCCGATCATTTCTCAAGAAGGCATCTGTTCTTTCCTCCCTGCCTTTTATACTGCCCTCGCGCATATGGTGCGCCGAAACCCAGCCGAACGACCGGCTCGTGATGGGTTTCATCGGGATGGGCAAACAGGGCCGGGGCCTGCTCGACGCCTTCCTGAACCGCAAGGCGTGCCGTGTGGTGGCCGTGTGCGACGTCGATACGACACGCAGGACTGCCGCCCAGCAGCAGGTCAATGCGTATTACACCCAGCATACCGATGCCGGCTCGCCCGACTGCGCCGCGTACAACGACTTCCGGGAACTGACCGGGCGGCAAGACATCAATGCGGTGTGCATTGCCACTCCCGATCATTGGCACACCATTCCCGCCATCGCCGCTCTCGAATCGGGCAAGGATGTTTATTGCGAGAAGCCCCTCACGCACAACATCCACGAGGCCATCGCGCTGATGGACGCGGTCAGCGCCAACAAACGGGTGCTCCAGACCGGGTCGATGCAGCGTTCAATGAAGGAATTCCGCGTGGCCTGCGAACTGGTCCGCAACGGCGCCATTGGCGCCATAGAGCGCGTGGAGTGCAGTTTCGGCCCTCCGGGAGTCCCCTGCGACCTGCCGGAAGAGGAGATGGAACCCGGCCTCGACTGGAACATGTGGGTCGGCCCCGCGCCGATGCGCCCGTACAACTCGGTGCTGAGCCCGCGCGGCGTCCACGATCACTACCCGGATTGGCGCAGCTACAGGGAGTTTGGAGGCGGCATGGTGTGCGACTGGGGCGCCCATCACCTCGATATCGCCCAATGGGGACTGGGAATGGATGACAGCGGCCCCGCCGAGGTTCATCCGCCCGAGGATCCGGCGGCGCAACGCGGGGCTGTTCTCCAGTACGCCAACGGCGTCCGCGTCATCCACGTCGACGGTTTCGGCGCGGACTTCTTCGGCAGCGAGGGTGAAATCAAGGTCAACCGCGGCAAATTCGAGTTCTATCGCGACGGCAAGCGCGTGGCGGGGTTCGTCGACCGCGAAAGCGGCGGCTCGCTCGAATCGACCCTCCAACAGGTCGAAAACGAGTACTTGCGCGACGCCAAGATCAAACTCTACCAGAGCTACGACCATGTTCAGGACTTTCTGGACTGCGTCAAGGCGCGCACCAAACCCGTCACCAGCGAAATAGTCGGCGGCCGCAGCGCCATATGCTGCCATCTGATGAACCAGGCGTATTACCACCACGCGGTGATCGAGTGGCTGCCCGAACGCATGCAGTTTGCCCCTGGAAGCGGCGACCCCGCGTGGCTGACCCGCGACTACCGCGAACCCTGGAACGTATAA
- the corA gene encoding magnesium/cobalt transporter CorA, which yields MASRIPKHRRRRHKHAVGAPPGTLKTDPNGLKPALHLIAYGPSDFTEIDNPDLSTIQQLQEKWPVVWLNVDGLGDIQVLSELGRIFDIHRLALEDLLTMNQRAKIEDYDKKLFVVMRMLEPGQEVNTEQLSIFLGEGVVVTFQEHPGDCLDPVRKRIREGLGRVRNMGADYLAYCIIDAVVDAYFPFLDEVSERLEVLEDDALYRPSPQIAARIHETKRDLLALRRAMAPMREALGLLMQGRTGHITESTRIYLRDCYDHCIMLLEMMESYRELVGSLLEVYLSSTSNRLNEIMKVLTLISSIFIPLSFLTGLYGMNFDRQASPWNMPELRARFGYPVFLAFVLAIGIFQLVLYWRRGWFSKVIRGPVAPPSRRDEDAQ from the coding sequence ATGGCTTCCCGTATTCCGAAACACCGTAGACGGCGGCACAAGCATGCCGTGGGGGCGCCCCCCGGAACGTTGAAAACGGACCCGAATGGCCTCAAGCCGGCGCTCCATTTGATAGCGTACGGGCCCAGCGATTTCACAGAGATCGACAACCCTGACCTGAGCACGATCCAGCAGCTTCAGGAAAAATGGCCCGTGGTCTGGCTCAATGTGGATGGACTGGGCGACATACAGGTTCTCAGCGAGTTGGGCCGCATATTCGACATCCACCGGCTCGCACTCGAGGACCTCCTCACCATGAACCAGCGCGCCAAGATCGAGGACTACGACAAGAAGCTGTTCGTGGTGATGCGCATGCTCGAACCGGGCCAGGAGGTCAATACCGAACAGCTGAGCATCTTCCTGGGCGAAGGCGTCGTGGTGACGTTTCAGGAACATCCGGGCGACTGCCTCGACCCCGTCCGGAAACGCATTCGAGAAGGGTTGGGCCGCGTGCGGAACATGGGCGCTGACTATCTCGCGTACTGCATTATCGATGCTGTCGTTGACGCCTATTTCCCGTTCCTGGACGAGGTCAGCGAGAGACTCGAGGTTTTGGAAGACGACGCGCTGTACCGGCCCAGTCCCCAGATCGCCGCGCGCATTCACGAAACCAAACGCGATTTGCTGGCGCTGCGCCGGGCCATGGCGCCGATGCGCGAGGCCTTGGGTCTACTGATGCAAGGCAGAACCGGTCACATCACGGAATCCACGCGAATCTACCTCCGGGACTGCTACGATCACTGCATCATGCTGCTCGAGATGATGGAATCGTACCGCGAACTCGTGGGGAGCCTGCTCGAAGTTTATCTGTCGAGCACAAGCAACCGCCTGAACGAGATCATGAAAGTGCTCACCCTCATCTCGAGCATCTTCATCCCGCTGAGCTTCCTCACGGGCCTGTACGGGATGAACTTCGATCGCCAGGCATCCCCCTGGAACATGCCCGAACTGCGCGCGCGATTTGGATATCCCGTCTTCCTGGCCTTTGTCCTGGCCATCGGCATCTTCCAGCTCGTGCTGTATTGGCGGCGCGGATGGTTCAGCAAAGTCATCCGGGGGCCCGTCGCGCCGCCGTCCCGCCGCGACGAAGACGCACAGTGA
- the rsmI gene encoding 16S rRNA (cytidine(1402)-2'-O)-methyltransferase encodes MASLYLVPTPIGNLEDMTFRAVRVLRETEALACEDTRRTRVLLEHYGIPKPKTVFSYHEHNEQAAGKRILGLLDAGVPVAVCTNAGYPGVSDPGFRIASDAIEAGHEVIALPGASSVHVALVQSGLPTSSYVFKGFPPRKSGARRRFLALERDHPHTLVLYESPYRIGALLADALEELGNRRAAVCIELTKMFEDVKRGGLAELAKTFENAKVKGEITVVIAGNNPKFLRSAATQDGTHEHA; translated from the coding sequence ATGGCGTCCTTGTATTTGGTGCCCACGCCGATCGGCAACCTCGAGGACATGACGTTCCGCGCCGTGCGCGTGTTGCGCGAGACCGAAGCCTTGGCTTGCGAAGATACCCGCCGCACGCGCGTGCTCCTCGAACACTACGGCATTCCCAAACCCAAGACCGTGTTTTCGTATCACGAGCACAATGAACAGGCTGCGGGCAAGCGCATCCTCGGCTTGCTCGATGCCGGCGTGCCGGTCGCGGTGTGCACGAACGCGGGATACCCCGGCGTGAGCGACCCCGGTTTCCGCATCGCGTCAGACGCGATCGAGGCGGGGCACGAGGTCATCGCGCTGCCCGGGGCAAGCTCGGTTCACGTTGCCCTCGTGCAATCGGGATTGCCCACCTCGAGTTATGTGTTCAAAGGTTTTCCGCCCCGCAAGAGCGGCGCGCGGCGCCGTTTCCTCGCCCTCGAGCGCGACCATCCCCACACCCTGGTGCTGTATGAATCGCCCTACCGCATCGGCGCGCTCCTCGCCGATGCGCTCGAAGAACTCGGCAACCGCCGGGCCGCTGTATGCATCGAACTCACGAAGATGTTTGAAGACGTCAAGCGCGGCGGCCTCGCCGAGCTCGCGAAGACCTTCGAGAACGCCAAAGTCAAAGGCGAGATCACCGTGGTCATCGCCGGCAACAATCCCAAGTTCCTCCGCAGCGCCGCTACGCAAGACGGTACGCACGAGCACGCGTGA
- a CDS encoding Tat pathway signal protein produces the protein MGPATAKKDLFWANLVHISFEMWWDRELPPDAERKYYEAKPYLRVDDALWNDILAKMRAAGMNMIVLDLGNGVQYRSHPEIALKNAWSTGRLREELAKCRELGLEPIPKLNFSACHDFWLHPYDRMLSTPTYYTVCAELIAEVIELFDTPAFFHLGMDEETAGNQRLLRYSVVRQYDLWWHDLNLLIDAAQDGGSRPWVWSDYLWEHPEDFFANMPASVLQSNWYYNDDFEPEDLMVKAYAQLERHGYDQVPTASNFAGQTQNLQRTVEHCTQVIGPDRLFGFMQTPWRPTQEEFRNIHMDAIAQAGKARAWYESTRR, from the coding sequence ATGGGGCCTGCAACAGCCAAAAAAGACCTTTTCTGGGCCAATCTGGTCCACATCAGCTTCGAAATGTGGTGGGATCGCGAACTCCCGCCCGACGCCGAGCGGAAATATTACGAAGCCAAGCCCTATCTGCGCGTTGACGATGCGCTCTGGAACGATATCCTCGCTAAAATGCGCGCGGCGGGCATGAACATGATCGTTCTCGACCTCGGAAACGGGGTCCAGTACAGGTCGCATCCCGAAATCGCCCTCAAGAACGCCTGGTCGACCGGCCGCTTGCGCGAGGAGCTCGCCAAATGCCGCGAACTGGGACTCGAACCCATTCCCAAGCTGAATTTCTCGGCATGCCACGATTTCTGGCTGCATCCGTATGACCGCATGCTCTCCACTCCCACGTATTACACGGTGTGCGCCGAACTCATCGCGGAAGTCATCGAATTGTTTGACACGCCGGCCTTTTTCCATCTTGGCATGGATGAGGAAACCGCTGGCAACCAGCGCCTGCTTCGCTACTCGGTGGTCCGCCAGTACGACCTGTGGTGGCACGACCTGAACCTGCTCATCGATGCCGCGCAGGACGGCGGCTCGCGCCCGTGGGTCTGGTCGGACTACCTGTGGGAACATCCCGAGGATTTCTTCGCAAACATGCCGGCGTCGGTGCTGCAGAGCAATTGGTACTACAACGATGACTTCGAGCCGGAAGACCTCATGGTAAAGGCCTACGCTCAATTGGAAAGACACGGGTACGACCAGGTGCCCACCGCCAGTAATTTCGCCGGGCAGACTCAAAACCTGCAGAGAACCGTGGAGCACTGCACGCAGGTCATCGGTCCTGACCGCCTCTTCGGGTTCATGCAGACACCGTGGCGTCCCACCCAGGAAGAATTCCGCAACATCCACATGGACGCGATCGCGCAAGCCGGAAAGGCGCGTGCGTGGTACGAAAGCACTCGCCGGTAA
- the rbsK gene encoding ribokinase, which yields MPRILVVGSANIDLVTRVKRVPKPGETVIGLSFDTVPGGKGANQATAAARLGAETWFAGCVGNDPFGEMQRRNLSAEGIDLTYLKVHPTEPTGTAVILVAGQGQNSIVVTPAANMGITADDIAGMKGLFENTDAVLMQLEIPMATVEAVLDMARRHSVLSIVDAGPAQQVPDAIIEKAEIFSPNETEAEAIIGLQIRSVDDAREAGRELLERGARRAVLKLGAMGALYIDHKEWIHVPAFSIKAVDTTAAGDAFTAALALCWEVRRPGDALEFANAAGALAAMVAGAQPSMPTRAAVEAFLKERG from the coding sequence GTGCCCAGAATACTTGTAGTCGGCAGCGCCAACATCGACCTCGTGACCCGCGTAAAGCGTGTGCCGAAACCCGGGGAAACGGTAATTGGCCTGTCGTTCGACACCGTGCCCGGCGGCAAGGGCGCCAATCAGGCCACGGCGGCGGCCCGGCTCGGCGCCGAGACATGGTTTGCCGGATGCGTCGGCAACGATCCGTTCGGCGAGATGCAGCGGCGCAATCTGTCCGCCGAGGGCATTGATCTCACGTATTTGAAAGTCCATCCAACAGAGCCCACGGGTACGGCGGTCATTCTCGTGGCCGGCCAGGGGCAGAACTCGATCGTGGTCACGCCGGCCGCGAATATGGGCATCACAGCCGACGATATTGCCGGCATGAAAGGCCTTTTCGAGAACACCGACGCCGTGCTGATGCAGTTGGAAATCCCGATGGCAACCGTCGAGGCGGTCCTGGACATGGCCCGCCGACACAGTGTGCTCTCAATAGTCGACGCGGGCCCCGCCCAACAGGTGCCCGACGCGATCATCGAGAAAGCCGAGATCTTCTCGCCCAACGAGACCGAGGCCGAGGCTATCATCGGTCTCCAGATCCGCTCGGTCGACGATGCGCGCGAAGCCGGCAGAGAACTCCTCGAACGCGGCGCGCGGCGCGCCGTGCTCAAGCTCGGGGCGATGGGCGCGTTGTACATCGACCACAAGGAGTGGATCCACGTGCCGGCCTTTTCGATCAAGGCGGTGGACACCACGGCGGCGGGAGACGCGTTCACCGCCGCCCTGGCATTGTGCTGGGAAGTGCGGCGTCCGGGCGACGCGCTCGAGTTTGCCAACGCGGCCGGCGCCCTGGCCGCCATGGTCGCGGGCGCCCAGCCGAGCATGCCCACCCGGGCGGCCGTCGAAGCGTTTCTGAAAGAACGAGGATGA
- the rpe gene encoding ribulose-phosphate 3-epimerase has protein sequence MKQELLYSASVMCANLARLEDDLVALEGAGCDEIHFDVMDGLFVPNFTLGFDLIKAARSSCGLPCSAHLMISRPEKYIERFVEAGCGSVTVHVEACIHAHRVLNQIRDAGASPGIAVNPATALTKLDYLLDSADRVLVMTVDPGYAGQTIIRGAFERVRILNENIRYRKLKVRIEVDGNINVPNAALLANAGASILDCGTSSIFDGRNPGEALADFREKVAAQRKIV, from the coding sequence GTGAAACAAGAGCTGTTGTATTCCGCATCGGTCATGTGCGCCAACCTGGCGCGTCTCGAGGATGACCTGGTCGCTCTCGAGGGCGCGGGCTGCGATGAAATCCATTTTGACGTGATGGACGGTTTGTTTGTCCCCAATTTCACGCTTGGTTTCGATTTGATCAAGGCGGCGCGCTCGAGCTGCGGGTTGCCGTGCAGCGCGCACCTCATGATCTCGCGGCCGGAGAAGTACATCGAACGGTTTGTCGAGGCGGGATGCGGCAGCGTGACCGTTCACGTTGAAGCCTGCATTCACGCCCACCGCGTGTTGAACCAGATCCGCGACGCCGGGGCGTCGCCGGGCATCGCCGTCAACCCCGCAACGGCCTTGACCAAGCTGGATTACCTGTTGGACAGCGCGGACCGCGTACTGGTGATGACGGTCGATCCCGGATATGCGGGCCAGACCATCATCCGGGGCGCTTTCGAGCGGGTCCGCATCCTCAACGAGAATATCCGTTACCGAAAGCTCAAGGTGCGCATCGAGGTCGACGGCAACATCAATGTCCCTAACGCGGCGCTATTGGCCAACGCGGGCGCGTCGATCCTGGACTGCGGCACGTCGAGCATTTTCGATGGCAGGAATCCCGGCGAGGCGCTGGCGGATTTCAGGGAGAAGGTCGCGGCCCAGCGTAAGATAGTTTGA
- a CDS encoding Gfo/Idh/MocA family oxidoreductase produces MAHSRRISRRSMLKRCAWGLGAAAAAPYIVPASARGADGTVAPGGRIVMAGIGIGGQGRHDLINFMTHDDVQFVAVCDVDAQRLDVARKIVNERYGNEDCATCRDFREVLARDDIDAVLIATPDHWHALLALAAVRAGKDVYCEKPISVTIAEGRAVAEAVKRYGAVYQTGTQRRCIPAFAYPVQVARSGRLGRIHTVHTYLGAGPSCGAEPPQPVPEGFDYDMWLGPAPAEPYTPKRCHGSFRWIYDYSGGKLTDIGAHFNDLAQWGIDMESTGPIAYDGHATFPEDGLWDTPMYYSVVCRYANGIRLIMHDVEPRAVRFEGENGWISVDDSGLVLADPASLLEGATFKQQQYDVMYGHQRNFLDCVKTRGLPIANAEVAHRSTTVCHAGNICLRLGRRLAWDPVQERFVNDDEANRMLSRAMRAPWQL; encoded by the coding sequence ATGGCACATTCACGCAGGATTTCGCGCCGCTCGATGCTGAAACGCTGCGCATGGGGACTGGGAGCGGCCGCTGCAGCTCCGTATATCGTCCCGGCGTCCGCGCGCGGCGCTGACGGAACGGTGGCGCCGGGCGGGCGCATCGTAATGGCCGGCATCGGCATCGGCGGCCAGGGCCGTCATGACCTCATCAATTTCATGACTCACGACGACGTGCAGTTCGTGGCCGTGTGTGACGTCGATGCCCAGCGCCTCGACGTCGCCAGGAAGATCGTCAACGAGCGCTATGGCAACGAGGACTGCGCCACCTGCCGGGATTTTCGCGAAGTTCTCGCCCGGGACGATATCGACGCGGTGCTCATCGCCACGCCCGATCACTGGCACGCGCTCCTCGCGCTCGCGGCGGTCCGGGCTGGCAAGGACGTCTATTGCGAGAAGCCCATATCCGTCACCATCGCGGAGGGCCGCGCTGTCGCGGAGGCGGTCAAACGTTACGGGGCGGTCTACCAGACAGGCACGCAGCGGCGCTGCATCCCCGCGTTTGCCTATCCCGTGCAGGTCGCCCGGAGCGGGCGCCTCGGGCGGATCCACACCGTGCATACGTATCTGGGGGCGGGACCTTCGTGCGGCGCTGAACCGCCCCAGCCGGTCCCCGAAGGGTTCGACTATGACATGTGGCTGGGCCCGGCGCCCGCGGAACCTTACACGCCCAAGCGCTGCCATGGCTCGTTCCGCTGGATATACGATTATTCGGGCGGGAAGCTGACCGATATCGGCGCCCATTTCAACGACCTCGCGCAATGGGGTATTGATATGGAGTCGACAGGGCCCATCGCGTATGACGGACACGCGACCTTTCCCGAGGACGGGCTCTGGGACACCCCCATGTATTACTCGGTGGTCTGCCGCTACGCGAACGGCATCCGGCTGATCATGCACGATGTCGAGCCGCGCGCGGTGAGGTTCGAGGGCGAAAATGGATGGATTAGCGTGGATGATTCGGGCCTGGTGCTCGCGGACCCCGCCTCCCTGCTCGAGGGCGCGACCTTCAAACAGCAACAATACGACGTCATGTACGGCCATCAGCGCAATTTCCTCGATTGCGTCAAGACGCGGGGGCTGCCTATCGCCAACGCCGAGGTGGCCCACCGCTCGACAACCGTGTGCCACGCGGGCAACATCTGTCTGCGCCTGGGACGCAGACTCGCCTGGGACCCGGTTCAGGAACGGTTTGTGAACGATGACGAGGCCAACCGCATGCTCTCTCGGGCCATGCGCGCGCCTTGGCAACTGTAG